A single genomic interval of Mustela nigripes isolate SB6536 chromosome 7, MUSNIG.SB6536, whole genome shotgun sequence harbors:
- the GGT7 gene encoding glutathione hydrolase 7 isoform X1, producing MAAENEASQESALGAYSPVDYMSITSFPRLPEDEPAPAAPLRGRKDEDAFLGDPDTDPDSFLKSARLQRLPSTSSEMGSQDGSPLRETRKDPFSAAAAECSCRQDGLTVIVTACLTFATGVTVALVMQIYFGDPQIFHQGAVVTDAAHCTSLGIEVLSKQGSSVDAAVAAALCLGIVAPHSSGLGGGGVMLVHDIRRNESHLIDFRESAPGALREEALQRSWETKPGLLVGVPGMVKGLHEAHQLYGRLPWSQVLAFAAAVAQDGFNVTHDLARALAEQPPPNASERFRETFLPLGHPPLPGSLLRRPDLAAVLDVLGTSGPAAFYAGGNLTLEMVAEAQHAGGVITEDDFSNYSALVENPVCGVYRGHLVLSPPPPHTGPALISALNILEGFNLTTLVSREQALHWVAETLKIALALASRLGDPVYDSTITESMDDMLSKVEAAYLRGHINDSQAAPAPLLPVYELDGAPTAAQVLIMGPDDFIVAMVSSLNRPFGSGLITPSGILLNSQMLDFSWPNRTANHSAPSLENSVQPGKRPLSFLLPTVVRPAEGLCGTYLALGANGAARGLSGLTQVLLNVLTLNRNLSDSLAHGRLHPDLQSNLLQVDSEFTEEEIEFLEARGHHVEKVDVLSWVHGSRRTNNFIIGVKDPRSPDAAGATIL from the exons ATGGCGGCGGAGAACGAGGCCAGTCAGGAGAGCGCCTTGGGCGCCTACTCGCCCGTGGACTACATGAGCATCACCAGCTTCCCGAGGCTGCCGGAGGACGAGCCGGCGCCCGCGGCCCCTCTGAGGGGCCGCAAGGACGAGGACGCCTTCCTGGGAGACCCCGATACCG ACCCGGACTCCTTCCTGAAGTCAGCAAGGCTGCAGAGGCTGCCATCCACGTCGTCGGAGATGGGCAGCCAGGACGGGTCCCCACTGCGGGAGACGCGCAAGGACCCTTTCTCCGCGGCAGCGGCCGAGTGCTCCTGCCGCCAGGATGGACTTACAGTCATTGTCACAGCCTGCCTCACTTTTGCCACGGGAGTCACTGTGGCGCTGGTCATGCAGATTTACTTCGGAGACCCTCAG ATCTTTCACCAGGGTGCCGTGGTCACTGATGCCGCCCATTGCACATCGCTGGGCATcgaggtgctcagtaaacaggGATCTTCTGTGGATGCCGCTGTGGCAGCAGCCTTGTGTTTGGGGATCGTGGCTCCACACAGTTCTGGCCTAGGCGG TGGGGGCGTAATGCTGGTCCACGACATCAGAAGAAATGAGAGCCACCTAATTGATTTCCGGGAGTCTGCACCAGGGGCCCTCAGGGAAGAGGCCCTGCAGAGATCCTGGGAAACCAAG CCTGGGCTCTTGGTGGGGGTCCCCGGAATGGTGAAGGGGCTACATGAAGCTCACCAGCTCTATGGCAG GCTGCCATGGTCCCAAGTCCTGGCTTTCGCAGCAGCTGTGGCCCAAGATGGCTTCAACGTGACCCATGATCTAG CCCGTGCCCTGGCTGAACAGCCTCCGCCCAATGCATCTGAGCGTTTCCGTGAGACATTCCTGCCATTGGGCCACCCGCCACTACCGGGCTCACTGCTGCGTCGGCCTGACCTGGCCGCAGTGCTGGATGTGCTGGGCACCTCCGGCCCCGCCGCCTTCTACGCAGGAGGCAATCTCACACTGGAGATGGTGGCCGAG GCCCAGCACGCAGGGGGTGTCATAACTGAGGACGACTTCAGCAACTACAGTGCTCTCGTGGAGAATCCCGTGTGTGGCGTGTACAGAG gccACCTGGTTCtcagtcccccacccccgcataCGGGTCCTGCCCTCATCAGTGCTCTCAACATCCTTGAAGGCTTCAATCTCACCACGCTGGTGTCCCGGGAACAGGCTCTTCACTGGGTGGCAGAG ACCCTGAAGATCGCTTTAGCCCTGGCCAGCAGACTGGGAGATCCTGTCTACGATTCTACCATCACTGAGAGCATGGATGACATGCTCAG CAAGGTAGAAGCCGCCTACCTCCGGGGCCACATCAATGACTCCCAGGCGGCCCCTGCCCCACTTCTGCCCGTCTACGAGTTGGATGGGGCTCCCACAGCTGCTCAGGTGTTGATCATGGGCCCTGACGACTTCATTGTGGCCATGGTCAG CTCCCTGAACCGCCCTTTTGGCAGTGGCCTCATCACCCCCTCGGGGATCCTGCTCAACAGCCAGATGCTAGACTTCTCGTGGCCCAACAGGACTGCTAACCACTCTGCACCCAGCCTG GAGAATTCGGTGCAGCCAGGGAAACGACCACTGTCTTTCCTGCTGCCCACCGTGGTCCGGCCAGCGGAGGGGCTCTGTGGGACCTACCTCGCCCTGGGGGCCAATGGAGCTGCCCGGGGCCTCAGCGGACTGACCCAG GTTTTACTGAATGTTCTGACCTTGAACCGGAACCTGAGTGACAGCCTGGCCCATGGCCGTCTGCATCCAGACCTGCAGTCCAACCTCCTGCAGGTGGACA GTGAGTTCACAGAGGAAGAGATTGAGTTCCTGGAAGCCAGGGGTCACCATGTGGAGAAAGTAGATGTCTTATCCTGGGTCCATGGCAGCCGGAGAACCAACAACTTCATCATTGGTGTGAAGGACCCTCGGAGCCCAGACGCAGCTGGAGCCACCATCCTGTAG
- the GGT7 gene encoding glutathione hydrolase 7 isoform X2 — MAAENEASQESALGAYSPVDYMSITSFPRLPEDEPAPAAPLRGRKDEDAFLGDPDTDPDSFLKSARLQRLPSTSSEMGSQDGSPLRETRKDPFSAAAAECSCRQDGLTVIVTACLTFATGVTVALVMQIYFGDPQIFHQGAVVTDAAHCTSLGIEVLSKQGSSVDAAVAAALCLGIVAPHSSGLGGGGVMLVHDIRRNESHLIDFRESAPGALREEALQRSWETKPGLLVGVPGMVKGLHEAHQLYGRLPWSQVLAFAAAVAQDGFNVTHDLARALAEQPPPNASERFRETFLPLGHPPLPGSLLRRPDLAAVLDVLGTSGPAAFYAGGNLTLEMVAEAQHAGGVITEDDFSNYSALVENPVCGVYRGHLVLSPPPPHTGPALISALNILEGFNLTTLVSREQALHWVAETLKIALALASRLGDPVYDSTITESMDDMLSKVEAAYLRGHINDSQAAPAPLLPVYELDGAPTAAQVLIMGPDDFIVAMVSSLNRPFGSGLITPSGILLNSQMLDFSWPNRTANHSAPSLENSVQPGKRPLSFLLPTVVRPAEGLCGTYLALGANGAARGLSGLTQVLLNVLTLNRNLSDSLAHGRLHPDLQSNLLQVSSQRKRLSSWKPGVTMWRK; from the exons ATGGCGGCGGAGAACGAGGCCAGTCAGGAGAGCGCCTTGGGCGCCTACTCGCCCGTGGACTACATGAGCATCACCAGCTTCCCGAGGCTGCCGGAGGACGAGCCGGCGCCCGCGGCCCCTCTGAGGGGCCGCAAGGACGAGGACGCCTTCCTGGGAGACCCCGATACCG ACCCGGACTCCTTCCTGAAGTCAGCAAGGCTGCAGAGGCTGCCATCCACGTCGTCGGAGATGGGCAGCCAGGACGGGTCCCCACTGCGGGAGACGCGCAAGGACCCTTTCTCCGCGGCAGCGGCCGAGTGCTCCTGCCGCCAGGATGGACTTACAGTCATTGTCACAGCCTGCCTCACTTTTGCCACGGGAGTCACTGTGGCGCTGGTCATGCAGATTTACTTCGGAGACCCTCAG ATCTTTCACCAGGGTGCCGTGGTCACTGATGCCGCCCATTGCACATCGCTGGGCATcgaggtgctcagtaaacaggGATCTTCTGTGGATGCCGCTGTGGCAGCAGCCTTGTGTTTGGGGATCGTGGCTCCACACAGTTCTGGCCTAGGCGG TGGGGGCGTAATGCTGGTCCACGACATCAGAAGAAATGAGAGCCACCTAATTGATTTCCGGGAGTCTGCACCAGGGGCCCTCAGGGAAGAGGCCCTGCAGAGATCCTGGGAAACCAAG CCTGGGCTCTTGGTGGGGGTCCCCGGAATGGTGAAGGGGCTACATGAAGCTCACCAGCTCTATGGCAG GCTGCCATGGTCCCAAGTCCTGGCTTTCGCAGCAGCTGTGGCCCAAGATGGCTTCAACGTGACCCATGATCTAG CCCGTGCCCTGGCTGAACAGCCTCCGCCCAATGCATCTGAGCGTTTCCGTGAGACATTCCTGCCATTGGGCCACCCGCCACTACCGGGCTCACTGCTGCGTCGGCCTGACCTGGCCGCAGTGCTGGATGTGCTGGGCACCTCCGGCCCCGCCGCCTTCTACGCAGGAGGCAATCTCACACTGGAGATGGTGGCCGAG GCCCAGCACGCAGGGGGTGTCATAACTGAGGACGACTTCAGCAACTACAGTGCTCTCGTGGAGAATCCCGTGTGTGGCGTGTACAGAG gccACCTGGTTCtcagtcccccacccccgcataCGGGTCCTGCCCTCATCAGTGCTCTCAACATCCTTGAAGGCTTCAATCTCACCACGCTGGTGTCCCGGGAACAGGCTCTTCACTGGGTGGCAGAG ACCCTGAAGATCGCTTTAGCCCTGGCCAGCAGACTGGGAGATCCTGTCTACGATTCTACCATCACTGAGAGCATGGATGACATGCTCAG CAAGGTAGAAGCCGCCTACCTCCGGGGCCACATCAATGACTCCCAGGCGGCCCCTGCCCCACTTCTGCCCGTCTACGAGTTGGATGGGGCTCCCACAGCTGCTCAGGTGTTGATCATGGGCCCTGACGACTTCATTGTGGCCATGGTCAG CTCCCTGAACCGCCCTTTTGGCAGTGGCCTCATCACCCCCTCGGGGATCCTGCTCAACAGCCAGATGCTAGACTTCTCGTGGCCCAACAGGACTGCTAACCACTCTGCACCCAGCCTG GAGAATTCGGTGCAGCCAGGGAAACGACCACTGTCTTTCCTGCTGCCCACCGTGGTCCGGCCAGCGGAGGGGCTCTGTGGGACCTACCTCGCCCTGGGGGCCAATGGAGCTGCCCGGGGCCTCAGCGGACTGACCCAG GTTTTACTGAATGTTCTGACCTTGAACCGGAACCTGAGTGACAGCCTGGCCCATGGCCGTCTGCATCCAGACCTGCAGTCCAACCTCCTGCAG GTGAGTTCACAGAGGAAGAGATTGAGTTCCTGGAAGCCAGGGGTCACCATGTGGAGAAAGTAG
- the LOC132022736 gene encoding small ribosomal subunit protein uS14-like produces MGSRELSWSHLRKFGQGSPCCLCSKHHALIGQHSLSMGCQCFHQYTKDINFIKLD; encoded by the exons ATGGGTTCTCGGGAG CTCTCCTGGAGTCATCTTAGGAAGTTTGGTCAGGGTTCTCCTTGCTGCCTATGCTCAAAACATCATGCTCTGATTGGGCAACACAGCCTCAGTATGGGCTGCCAGTGTTTCCATCAATACACAAAGGATATAAACTTCATTAAGTTGGATTAA